The nucleotide sequence AATTTGTACCCCTATATTTGCAGTCTAAAAGCGGTCGTCTCAAACAACCAGCTGTAATCTCTCTTGATTTGAGATAGCACTGAATCTACGCAAGAGGACCACAATACAACAATGGTAAAGACACAATTTTAAAGcgttatttaaattatttctgtcaGACTCCTAATGAGAATACCGGTTATGTAACAAGAGACAACACACGATACCCACAGAATGTTCCACAATATTGACtcagcagggtttcccccaggtaTTAATAGCGAAGCACCTCACGAGCACCTCCGCAAACATCGGagtaaaataagtaaaacttgTCACGGTCACGATATTTCACAAAACTGGTCGTATAGCATGTTTTCACCAGGTCAGGTGGAAGCTACTACATcgtgttattttaaataatacgGTTGAGTTTGCGGTAATCCAGTAACTGCGATATCCGACGCGCAAATATTGCGCACGTGATCACCCCTGAAAAAGACGAAGACACGGTTCTTAGAGGCACCAGGTGCCATTGTGCAAACAGCCTTAATAGGCTACACACTCTCAGCGTTGCACTATACTCAACAGACCGGTAACAATCGCACATTTGTATCAATCCATCAATGTCTCTATGTCCCTTTACTCTCATTGTAGGGGTTAGATACTTCACCGTATAGGAAGTTAAAGTTGTGAAAAAACTCGTTGTAACATTTCTCTGGCATAAAATACTTCAACAAAAATTCTTTAAAAGGGTGCATAGTGTCCATCCTCTTAGTGGAATTCTGACGTGGCGCAACATGTGCAGCTAGGAATGTTCTCCCTCTGCTTACAACATCTGGAAACCAGTTATTTAAGTTCCagaacttttttgtttatttaggtGTATTAGGCAACCGTCAGTAAGAGGAACTCTCGAACAGTTATTTACAGAACTGcttactgatttattttcatttgtgttgaCATCTCGTAAAGaaggtttcattttcattccaaATAAACAGGtttcacatgcatatgtaaTGGAGCAGTCCCTTTGGCTCCCCAATAGGATAGCACCCAGGTTTTAATTTTGATGCAAGTCAGTATCAGTAGCCAGTGGTGGGAGATGAGAAGGGACGTGACATAACTGAGCCTGGGAAAGTTGTAGATCAGGAGCCACCGATTCTCATGCTGCCGACTATCATGGAAGCAATGCATggagtttttaattttttttgttcctcctTAATTTGGTGCCCCCAAGACTAGGACCAGCCCTGAACCCAGGTGGTAAGAGAAGTCATGTTATTCTGAACGATGCAAATGCATAATCAGAATTTTGCAGGCACTCCGATCCACATCCACTGTTCACCTTACTGTCCCCTCCCTAGAGAGGCCCTCCTCTCAGTCATGTCTTTTCTCTATCCTGGTTACCCAGTGGTGGACTTCTCCAATACAACCAGGGCAACAGAGTCACTGTCCATCTTTTTCTGCGTACTAAAAGCACACCAGTTTAAGCTGATACCTGGTGCACATACTTCTGAGGTTTACTAGCACTATCTATGCTAAATCAAGAAGACCTGgtgattcatttttgtcccctgtatgGGAAATGAGTCTCTGTTCTTAATCTGAAGAATCATTAATTCTATAATGAAACCTACACTATGAgggacatttaataaaaataaattgtatttttgagaatattttcattacaacatgtttttgtcatccatgacgtttgtattatgtcaaagaaattaaaattattaatgttattttttcccctgccaTGTCTCAGCAGGCTATTCACTGACAGTAAAAAATTCAGTGTTAATTAGATCACATTACATTCATCTGGCAGACATGCTAGGCAGTGCAGCTCACAGTGTAGGAGAAACAAAGATGCattcaaaaatgattaaatgagcAATCGCGCCAGACTTAGCTTAGAACATTCCTAGGCCAGTAAGTAAAGatgcaacatcactaaagcactggTGCAATCAACTGCACTAATCAAGAATCAAATAACACATTCTAAATTCATACAGAATACTTCCATAACAAGCCCAAAGAAGAGAGACATAAAACCGTAAACAGTATAACCAACCAAATCAAAATTTACCATAATGTAAATTGGTGGAATTGCTATGGGGTGCATATGCGAAACAAGATACAGTCTGATGAAGTGGCTCTTCAGTCTACATCAGCAGATAGCCAATACTTCTGCTGTCCTGCCCTCTTCAGGAAGTTCATCGCGCTACTGTGGGGCCAATACAGATAGGCAATTTCACTGGAAGAAACAACTGCGCAAGGAAGGGAGAGCCAATTGCCCCGTGGTTACAGAACAAAGATCTGGCTGCGCTTCAGGCTATAATGATTGATCGGATAATTCCACAGTGGAAAACGGAACTATATcaaagaaaattttattttatttactctaTTGTGCTCAATCAGAGTTATTTGTACACTGAGGGGGGAAGTAATAACAATGTCTCCCTGCTCACTTTAAGAAGCACATTTTAACCATTGTTGGTGTTGgaaagtgtaaaaataattagaatgacaaaaaagtaattgtgtgtgtgtgtgtgtgtgtgtgtgtgggtgagagagagagagagagagagagagagagagagattcattcTGTTATAGTGCCAATATAGGAGTGTATTTTATAGCTGAAGCAGTACCAGGAACAAAGTAATAAAAGTTACCATGTTGATGCAACGGACTGTAAAATCCAGTTGATATCGATTAACACACCTCATGAACAAGGATCAgcctgttctctctttttttatttttatgctggCTGCCATATAAGCTCTGTTCATTATTGCCCTGTCACGCAGAAACATTTAAGTTAGAAGGAGCACTTAAGtcagaaaaatgaatgtgtatttatgcattttatgttttgggcactgttaaacatattttcattggATTTTTTCAGTAGTGGAATTAAACctggcattttaaatgaaaggaacaattttttaaagaaatggaaGAATAAtcagtcattaaaatgaaatggtaatATCTAGTCACCTCAGCCTAGCCACTATGTTTCACTGGGGTCATTGTCCTCATAAAGGTGATGCAGTGGCCCTGCACTATACCACTCTAGTAAATAATGCCACTATTGCCCGCAGTCATAAATTCCTCATGCACAAACATCAACTGGTGTGTTGTCCCATGCTTTGTGCCATCCATCAGCTCTCTGACTTGgggaaaatgcttttaaatgcaaTACTCAAATCTTGAAAAAAGGGAAATTTGCATTGTTATGCCtaacaatattaaaacagtatCAACTACAGTCAACAAGAATTGATCTAATAGTTTGTTTTATCTACCAGTGAAACCAAGGTGTGGTTTTTGGGTGGAAAAATTTGGCATGACTAGTTCAGTATATTCATGTTTCTTGATAATAATTCATTGGAATTttatgatatgtgtgtgtgcgtgtgtgtgtggatgtgggtgtgtgggtgagtgggtgttgGGTGGGTCTGGGGTTGCCAATAAAGACAGATATGGATTTTCTAGGATGTCATGTTACTCAATCCTTGAAATCATTAAACTCACAAGTTAAGAAATTCCATCTGTTGAATACTTGTGACAAACCCATACCATGTACATCTTTGACTTCAGCTTTCACCCTGAAACTGAATAGTTGTAAGTTCAGGCAACAGGCCAGACATGCTAAAGGCTTCTCCAGGTGTCCTTCACAATAACAGTTGGACTAAATGGATATCGGTCACCCATGTCTTTTCAAAGCGTTATTTGTACTCCAAACTGCTCCTTTCTTCAGAGCCATACATGACCCAAAAGCTGTCCAAAAAAGCTTCCATTATTAGccacatttttagtttttttgagAACATTGAGACATGgtaatacagtatgtacagtaacGTGAAAGATTCAATAAACTACCATAGtctatatttacattacatgcaaGCAATTTACATGTTGAATTTCAACGCAAGGCTGCAGTTTACTGATGTGTAGCACAGGTGTGTagtgttatttatatatatatattcatttcaaTGCCATTAATCCAGTGCACTTTGTACTATTGATGTCTGGAGCCTGTTACTTTTTATGTGGTTAATCTATGAGATTCAGTTATGTTTCACCACCATCATTTATCACCACCTGATCAATGGTCCCACATGTCTTGTTGTTGATATAATTTGGATGGCACCATTCAGAAAGAGGTAAGAGACCCATACAACAAAATATCCCtactgttaaatcaactcttaacagagttTATATTAGTCCGATCGGGACTAAATGTACTCTGAGTTAAAAGTACTGAGAGGTTTATCTAgaccacaggtgtcaaactccagtcctggagggccgcggtGTCTTCTGGTTTTTGACGTGTTCCTaagccattgattggctaagaaatccacacaccttgttctcaatttggcagctgattgaaaggaaaacacaaaaacccgcagacactgtggAACCCTTGCAATTCACACCCCTGGTGTGCGTCACCGCGGATTGTGGCCAACAGCCCTGAAGGGCAACACACAATTGGGCTGTGGTGTTTTCCAGAGAGAGGGATTCAGTCAATGTGAATGATTGAATCCGCTGTCTCATCACttaccagtgacccctgctggccaaTCCGGCAGCCACAGTCTGCTGGCACATGCTACAAATAAAGCATCTTCCTCCGAATCATGTCAGCGTGAAAGATGGCTTAAAACGCTTTAAAGGAGTGCAGGCACTTGGCTTCTCTTGAATTGATAGAGGAGGCTGCAGAGTTGAGCGAGGCTGATGAGTACAACTAGGCAATGAGTAtctctatcagagttgatttaacactgaacattttactgctcaGTAAACATGTAGAGTAGACAAAATCCACTGAGAGATAGATACAGAGACCCAGATACATAGACAAAGTCACATAAAGACCTTTCTGCTCctattttctgcattagtgAGGAGAGTTACCTGAACCACCCGAATCTCTGGAGTCTCTGCATGAAGCCTGACAATGTAGTGGAGTTCAACCTGGGTCTGTTCTCCATACTGTTGGTGGCCAGCAGCCTGGAGATTGTACTGTGTGCCTTCCAGATGGTCAACGGACTCTTTGGCTGCCTGTGCGGGACCTGCAGAGACAAaggggtaaaataaaaaactctgaaaatgtattttgacaagaaagaaaaatgttgtaAGCACATCGTAAATACTGATGAGGCAGCAaggttttgtttaaaacataatgggtggagctaaaataagctgtcaatcatttaattgtttttgtaaaataaaaataattggttGAATTAAAACCAGCGAGTCAAAGATAGCAGACAGTGGCTCCAGCCATCTTGGGTGTTGTGAAGCCTGATTCTGTCACTAATCTAAAACACTTGTTATGACAGCTGCAGGCatgaacaaaaaccaacagtgGAGAGGCTCTGGAATGAAGTTATATATGGCTTGTTGCTGATGGACTGGCGTCACCTGCTGGACAGACAGAAGCACCTCCCTTATAATCTTTGTATCTTTGGCAGTTGTTGATTTTTAATAAGATCCAGTGATGGTATTTATTTCATCCTTGAGGATGCTTTATTATATGCCTGTACTTATCTCTTCAGTTTCACAACAGAGATTTCttattttgatttctttttgttgctatttttaTATCTAAGACTTTTCAGATACATACATGAATATAATACACTGCCATAAATTATATGTATGGACgttttggaaaatgtaaattatatttcacagaaatactttttttttttttttttaacttgccaTCTCTCAAAAcattagaaaataattaaacaaatcattaaataaaacagattttctACACATAACCTCCTGATCACCAAGGCACCAGAGGTTCCAGTGTGATGGCTCAGATGttctaaataatacaaatgactTGTAATTTCTGTGGAGTTTCAAAACTATAAGTGTAACAATTATGCATTATAATAGTCACATTCCAAGCTGCTATACAATTAACAATGCCCTAACATAGATATCACACAAATAATTATTGAGAATATTTTTTGGACCATAGAAATAGCCACAGTAATAACAATGCATCAAATAATATGTAGTATGTATGCGAGTAGGTTTCACTGtataaatatttgaaagaatCAATATTTCTCATAGTCCACAAAACtaatattttttatgctttaataTTACATTGATGTGGAACGGGCAGAAATTCAAGAGTTGAATCAACATTGATAAGAGTAGACTTTACTCCTGATGGACTCAACAAGGAAAAGGGTAATTTGTAATTACTTGAAAGTCATTCAAGAGGAAAGCGAATGCTCCAAGATGTGTACTAGGAGACGTACTCCAGTCTGACAGTACACATTATCCTTCCATCTGAACTGATCAGATGGACTGATAATGGATTTTTGTAAATGTCAGTCTTTATGAATGCTAGTAATACGACAATTCTGATATATTTTTGTAAGCACAGACATacggaaaaaagaaacaaacaatgcAAGTTTGTAACaaactttgttatttttgtgcagttttccaagaaattatcaTTCCAGTAAAGTACCTGAACTTCATGCTTTGAGCAAATGTTTTGCAAACTAGACTAGTAATAAAccaatataattttttcacaaaacatgccAGCCTCTTCCCAAATTTTTATTTGATCATAACTACTGCACATTGGATTGGAGGAGAATTAACTCATGTTTTAGTGTTGCAGAAGGGTAAGactgaaaatacacaacagCAATATTGCACAAACTGTCTACTTAAAGTTGAGAAATGGTTGTGGCTGGTTAAAACCATGAAACTAAACATTTGGCGGTTAACATCACTAAAACAGCCCCAATTTTAATAGAGTTGCAGTATATTGGAGACTAAAAATACTGGATCTATAATTCTACCCATACAGAATACACAATATTCAGACTATAAACCTTGCATGCAGCAAGGCAGATCAGTTGAAATGAATCTCTGATTCATTTTAACCTAGAGGAGTAAGATTGACCCAGACTCCTAAATCCAGGAACAAATGTccacaaataaatcaaaaatacaaaaggatgATAAATTAGCTAAAAGTGTGGTCCTGAATGTTTGTCCTGGgccggtggggagggggagaaggatgAAGTGTGGGCACAGGTCAGCTGTCAAACTGTTGCATCATCATCTTGCGGCTGGCCTCGTAGGCCAGGAAGAGCGCGCCATTGGCCGGGAACGTCCGGATCATGGTGGGGGTAAGACCCGAGTACAGCACTTTCACACCTGCGTTAAAGGAAAGATTCACCCAAAAATGTCATAGTGTGTTTTTTGCTATCTGCAAACACCAATACAATATTGGAGGACGTAGGCTCCAAGAGGATCCTTGCTCCTGTATTACATGAAAAGTATGTGTTTGTTGACATTCAGCCTCTTGCCATTATAATAACAACTTCAACACTAATCATTAATATATGTTCGGGTAATCTGAAATTTGATTCTTTGTCATCATGTTCCTACCTTCATCTTGAAAGAGAATGTACTTTACATCTCTTGCCTAAAGCTCCCATAACGGACTTTGAAGTAATTGTCTATCATATCTAAGATATTGGTGAAGTGCATGATAAGAATTGCATAACAATGCCAAAATGGAAGACCAGTTTTGCTAAACACAACAGAATTTGAAAAaggttttgatttataaaaacaaaataagttatGTTCGGTATAAATGACTACCACAATAAGCATAAGTAACAACATATGGTCTGaactgagggaggagaggagatgaaCAGCCTGCTGTAGTAGCACTGTTGTGTCCCTGCTGGACCACGGCCTTCTGTGTCCTCACCTTCCGTCCGCATGACGCCCATGAAAGTCTTGAAGAAGCCGGCCTGCCGTCCTGTCATGGACAGGACCTGGATTCGGGACTTGACGCAGTCCATGGGGTACACCACCAGCCAGAGGCATGCGCCCCCAAACCCTCCGCTGAACATAATCGGGACCACACCTGAGAGACACAACTCGCATCATCACACGTACACAAAACCATTGAAAAAACCATTGAaaggattcatttttaaaacagctaTTTTTGTCGGCAATATATAGGTTGggacttaaaaatgtattcaaataaaaattcaataaagGTCAAACCACAAGATAACTGGATAACTGAATAGTCTCCAGAGATGCACTGAAAAAAGCTGAAGTCGATATTGACATCATAACTCAGTTAGCTGTGGCGATGCTGAGAAAATAAGACTTTTTGCTGCTATATGAAGAGCCTCTACACatacatcagcattaaaatgccTCTCAGTCTGCACTCAGAATTCAAAATCTGGTTCAGATGTTATATTGATTCATATTATATTGAACATCCAATGTTAAATTGAATGTAACAATAACACAATTTGTGGGCCCTGGGAAAAATGTAACCACGGATGACACATACTTATTTCTTCATTCTGTGGAATTAAGTTTTTGGGAGATCTCAAAAGTGATGCATAACCTTCTGTGAGGTCTGCGTGGTCTGACATCTGTATGGCCCACCCAGATTACCCAGAATTCAATTGCCAATCCAGCTGTGCAGGAATGGGTGGGTGTTTGACTGCCACTGATCAGCTTGGCTTTGAAGTCACCAATATGCAAATTCTTACCCCAAGCAGTGGTGGTAAGGGAGGGGGAATTTGCATGCTGATGGTACTGTATGCATAAAAGCCCTGTAAGGACATTGTAATGATGttgtaagtgtaaacgcatatCCTGGAGGTAGCCATGCTGACCTACAGAGGGCACAATGGAAACAGAACTTTTGACTGCAGAATGAAAGGCCAATTCTTCCTGACGACTCATGCATATGAGAGAATGAAAACCAACCCTTGGCCTGGCCCTGCTAAACAATGAATACACAAAATTTCAAGCAAAGGTTGCAGACTCCTCCTCCACCATGTGTTTTCCACCATACAACAGTTCACATCGTAAATACTGATTAAATATTGAGCATGGAAAGAAACCTAACTGGAAGCGTGAG is from Anguilla anguilla isolate fAngAng1 chromosome 9, fAngAng1.pri, whole genome shotgun sequence and encodes:
- the LOC118235865 gene encoding transmembrane 4 L6 family member 4-like yields the protein MWLIYEIQLCFTTIIYHHLINGPTCLVVDIIWMAPFRKSEESYLNHPNLWSLCMKPDNVVEFNLGLFSILLVASSLEIVLCAFQMVNGLFGCLCGTCRDKGLQA